CGTGTCCACGGCCGCGTCCAGCTCGGCCAGCACGCGCGCCGCCAGCGGTTCCCCGCCGGGGTGGCTGAGCACGAACCCGCCGGTGCCGGTCAGCACGTGGCACGGCCCGAAGTCCCACGGACCGCGCCAGGTGCGCCTGCCCAGCGGCTCCAGGGCGGTGTCGGAGTTGAGGTACCAGCGGTCGCCGCGCTTGGTGAACAGGTAGGCCATCGTCTGCGTGCTGGGCACCACGTCCACGCCGCGCAGCCGGTAGACCAGCCGCACGTCCGGCGCCCACACCGCGTCGGCGGCGGGCGGCGTGATGCCGGCGAGGTTCGTCTCGCCCTCCAGCCGGTACTCCCACTCGGCCAGCGGCACGGCGGCGAGGTTGCGGAACAGCTCCCGCTGGCGACGGACGAACGCGGGATCGGCGTCCGGGTCGAGGTCGGCCGTGAACGCCCGCTCGTCCCGCTCCAGCAGCGCTTTCGCCCGACGGGCGAGGAGGTCGTGAACGCCCTGCTCGCGCGGGTCTGCGGCAACCGCCGTGGGCGAGGGCGCGGTCGGCTCGGCCGGGGTCACGGCCAACCCCAGCCCGGTGAGGAAGGTGCACGCCACGACCAGGGTCAGCGCCAACCGACCGGCGCGAGCCCAGCCGCCCAGTAGCCGTCCCACGTGCCTCCTGAAGTCGAACAGGGCCACCCCCGTTCTCACGAGGATGGCCCTGCCGAGCACGCTTGTCAGCCCGCGATGCGACGCATGGCGTAGATGGAGCCCGGGGACTCCAGCGGCACGATCTTGACCGGCACGCCGTCGGTGGACGCGTGCACCACGCGCGCGTTGTCCACCGCCATGGCGACGTGGTTGCCGCCGTTGTAGATGATCAGGTCGCCCGCCGTGACCTCGCCGCGGCTGATCGGGCGACCGGCGCCCGCCTGGCCGTTGGAGGTGCGCGGGATGGACACGCCCGCCGACGCGTAGGACATCATCGTCAGGCCCGAGCAGTCCCAGTAGTCCGGGCCGGTGGCGCCGTAGCTGTACATGTCGCCGCGCTGCGCCAGCGCGAACTCCAGCGCCTCGCCCGCCTTGCCCGCCGGCACGGGGACGCTGGACAGGTCGCCCGGGTCCTTCAGGATGCCCTTCTCCTGCGCGGTCAGGCGGTTGAGCTGGGTCTTGACCTCGTCGATCTGGCCCTGCAGCTCGCCCTGGCGCTTCTTGATGTCCTCGGCGATCTTCGCGGCCTCGTCGGTCGCGTGCTGCGCCTTGCTCTGGGCCTCGGCGGCGGTGCTGCGCGCCTGCTCGGCGGCCTGCACGGCGCCGGACAGCTTGTCCAGGGCCTCGTTGTTGTCCGCGGCGAGCACGCCCAGCGCCGACATGCGGTTGAGGAAGTCCTGCTGCGAGTCGCTGACCAGCAGGGCCGACAGCTGGTTGAACCGCGCGCCCTCGAAGGAGGCCTCGGTGAGCTTGTCGACCTGGACGCGGAAGGCTTCCTCGTCCTTGCGGGCCTGCTCACCGGCCGCGCCCGCCTGGGCGAGCAGCGCGTTGGCCTGGTCCAGCTCGGCCTGGTTCTTGTCGCGCGCCTCCTCGGCGCGCAGCAGCTCCTCGTTGAGCTTGGTGGCCTGCTCGGCCAGCTCGTTGTACTTCTTCAGCGCGTCGGAAGCCGTGTTCGGCTGCGCGCCTGCGGGAACGGGCGCAGTGAGGCCCACCGCAGCGGCGGCCACCGCCGTGGCCGCGATCGCCCCGCGCACACCGCGCTTGAGTCGTTGCGACGCCACAGTCGCGTGTCACTCCTAACGGTCTTCTAACCGCCTACCGGTCGGGCGCGCGCACGCGCAGCCACCCGACAGTGGTCACACACTCACGTGGTCCCGGCTCGGCACCCCGACAGGCCGATTCGGCGGTGAACTCGCGTCGCCGTCCAGGCTGGACGACTGCCCGCCGCGAGATCTCGGCTAGGTTACGAAAGGTGAGCCCCCACGTCCACCCGCGGGGTGGGAAAACGCGTTGCGGTTGACCGATTTCCCCGAACGGTCCACCCGTGACCTCGGGGTGTCACCGCCCGTGGTGTGAAAAACACGACGCGTGTCACACCCGACCCAACCGGGCGAGCAGGACCGCCGAGGGCACGGGGTGCGCGCCCCGCCGTCGGACGGAGTCGGCCACCGCCCGGTCGGAGGTCACCACGACCACCGGACGGCCCTCCGGCTCGGCGGTCACCAACGCGCGGATGACGTCGTCGGCCAGCACGCCGGGATCGCTGAACAGCACCCGTACCCCGCGCGGCGCGCTGGTCGGCACGGCCACCACGCCGGCCCCGTCGAACACCAGCGTCACCTCCGCGCCCGTGCGGGCGGCCAGGACGGCGAGCTGGTGCACCAGCCGGTCCCGCTGGTCGGACAGCGACAGCTCGGGGTAGCCGGTCTTGGTGACGTTGTAGCCGTCCACGATCAGGTGCACCGCGGGCAGCGCCAGCAGCCGGTCCAACGCCGCCGGGTCCTCCACCCGCCCCACCGCGCCCTGCGCCGCGCTCGCGCCCCGCACCAGGTCCGCCGGACGCGGCCCCGCGCCGCCCAGGGCCAGTTCCCGGCGCAGGCCGTTGACCGCGCCGTCGAGGGTGTCCACCAGCAGCGCCAGCCGCACCTCGTCGGCCTGGCGGGCCTCCTTGGCCGACTGGCGCGCCACCTCGGCGTCCGCCTCGGCCCGCTGCGCCTTGGCCCGCTCGGTCTCGGCGCGCTCGCGCTCCCGGTCCCGTTCGGCGGCGAGCCGGCGCACCTCGGCCTCCGCTTCCGCCCGCACCCGGTCCGCCTGGGCCTTGGCCGACTCGGCGGCGTCCTTGGCCTCCCGCAACCGCACGCCCTGCTCGCGCAGGCGCTTGCGCAGCCGTTCCAGCTCGACCTCGGCCTCCTCGCGGATCTTGTCCGCGACCCCGGTCGACTCGGCGCGCTCGGCCCGCAGCCGCTCCATCTCCTGCTCCAGCCGCTCGGCGCGCTGCACGGCGGCGTCCCGTTCGGACCGCAGGTGCGCCTCGGTGGCGCGGCGGGTGACCAACTCGACGTAGTGCGCGGCGATCTCCTCGTTCTGCAGGATCGCCGCCGCGCCGGCGGCCACCGGATCGGGTGCCGTGGTCTCCAGCGCCGCCGGCCGGTTGCGCTGCAACCACTCGACCACGGCCGCCCGGAACGCGGAAGAGCTCTTCAACCCGTTGAGCAGGACCGGCGCCCCCAACCGAGCCCGCTTGGTAGGCGCGAACCGCGCCACCGCCCGCAACTGCTGCGGCACGTCGACTTTGGCCAGCTCACCGAGGGCGTCCGCACTCAACTCCGCCAGCCGGGCGCGCAGGGGTTCCGGCAGCACCCCCCAGTCCACAGTGGACTCGACGGGCGCGTCCGGCTCTCCGGTCTCCCCGGTGACGGGCTCGTCGGGCGGCGCTATCGGGTCTTGCACCCGTACAGGGTATGGCCCCGCCGTTCCCCACACCGACCGCGTCTCACCTGCGACTCCACGCAATGGTCATTTTCTGTCGTACCCCGTCGCTAAGGTGCGCCCCGATGACCACCACCGCCCCCGCCCAACTGTCCTTCGACGAGTTGGGCACCCCGTTGCGCGACACCACCTTCGTCGTGTTCGACCTGGAGACGACCGGGGGCAGCAACACCGAGGACGCCGTCACCGAGATCGGCGCGGTGAAGGTGCGGGGTGGCGAAGTGCTCGGCACGTTCTCCACCCTGGTCGACCCCGAGCGTGGTATCCCGCCGCAGGTCGTGGCGCTGACCGGGATCACCCAGTTCATGGTCACCGGCGCACCCCGCCTCGCGACCGTGCTGCCGGCGTTCC
This DNA window, taken from Saccharothrix variisporea, encodes the following:
- a CDS encoding C40 family peptidase, producing MASQRLKRGVRGAIAATAVAAAAVGLTAPVPAGAQPNTASDALKKYNELAEQATKLNEELLRAEEARDKNQAELDQANALLAQAGAAGEQARKDEEAFRVQVDKLTEASFEGARFNQLSALLVSDSQQDFLNRMSALGVLAADNNEALDKLSGAVQAAEQARSTAAEAQSKAQHATDEAAKIAEDIKKRQGELQGQIDEVKTQLNRLTAQEKGILKDPGDLSSVPVPAGKAGEALEFALAQRGDMYSYGATGPDYWDCSGLTMMSYASAGVSIPRTSNGQAGAGRPISRGEVTAGDLIIYNGGNHVAMAVDNARVVHASTDGVPVKIVPLESPGSIYAMRRIAG
- a CDS encoding NYN domain-containing protein; this translates as MQDPIAPPDEPVTGETGEPDAPVESTVDWGVLPEPLRARLAELSADALGELAKVDVPQQLRAVARFAPTKRARLGAPVLLNGLKSSSAFRAAVVEWLQRNRPAALETTAPDPVAAGAAAILQNEEIAAHYVELVTRRATEAHLRSERDAAVQRAERLEQEMERLRAERAESTGVADKIREEAEVELERLRKRLREQGVRLREAKDAAESAKAQADRVRAEAEAEVRRLAAERDRERERAETERAKAQRAEADAEVARQSAKEARQADEVRLALLVDTLDGAVNGLRRELALGGAGPRPADLVRGASAAQGAVGRVEDPAALDRLLALPAVHLIVDGYNVTKTGYPELSLSDQRDRLVHQLAVLAARTGAEVTLVFDGAGVVAVPTSAPRGVRVLFSDPGVLADDVIRALVTAEPEGRPVVVVTSDRAVADSVRRRGAHPVPSAVLLARLGRV